Part of the Candidatus Brocadia sinica JPN1 genome, TTCAATAATTTTATTCATTTTTTAAAATATGGTGATGATGATTACCCCCACAATCATAACAATGCCTCCAATCAATCGCTCCCTGATATTCGTCTCTTTAAACCAAATAGCACCATACATGATACCAAAAAGGAGGCTCATACGTTTTACCGAAATGACATAGGGAACTTCCGCAATGCTTACTGCCAGAAAGTGTGTAATGGTGGCAAAGGCAAGGGCTAATCCAATCAGGCTAAATATGGTACCATGAGAAAATATCTGCTTCATTTTACCATGATTCTTCCAGACAAGAACAGGAAAAAGGATTGCTGCAAGGATGGGGAGATACGTTGCCGCAAAGAATAAAGGGCTGGAGTGCAGTATGGCCATTTTCCCTAAGTTGGATGTAATACTGTATATAAAGGCAACAACAATCATGTACACCGAGCCACGTTCCCGTCCTATGGCTTTAAAG contains:
- a CDS encoding DMT family transporter, with translation MNWFLLSLFCAFFAASADALCKKSLLESNEYLVAWVRVGFATPFLLLLLPFIEIPRLDMYFFLAMLILFPLETIALILYMKAIKVSPLSITLPFLALSPIFMIFTSNLILGERLDQYGIMGIVLTAIGAYLLNVRTTRKGILEPFKAIGRERGSVYMIVVAFIYSITSNLGKMAILHSSPLFFAATYLPILAAILFPVLVWKNHGKMKQIFSHGTIFSLIGLALAFATITHFLAVSIAEVPYVISVKRMSLLFGIMYGAIWFKETNIRERLIGGIVMIVGVIIITIF